One region of Zingiber officinale cultivar Zhangliang chromosome 7B, Zo_v1.1, whole genome shotgun sequence genomic DNA includes:
- the LOC122005839 gene encoding protein NUCLEAR FUSION DEFECTIVE 4-like, with amino-acid sequence MPIATATSGRSKWAAMAASTWIQCSTGGSYCFGVYSPALKASQGYDQSTLDSVAFFKNIGANIGVLSGLLISSPSVHERPWIVHLAGAAQCFVGYFFMWLSVAGYVARPPPALMCFYMLLASHAQTFFNTANVVTAVENFPGSRGTAIGIMKGFLGLSGAILIQIYQTMFNENPTSFILILALLPNILTLLLMPIVKVDHRKSVCEKKFLDAFSLIAMIVAGYLMLVIIGESILRMGSVAQIVIFTVLMMMLLSPTAVVMKAQMTEAKMLDADFLHERATLIVKHDDPILPNRLASGTGHDPLDQDLILLQRGDNFNLTQSMLTCDFWLLFIAMACGMGSGLATVDNISQIGGALGYMATETSTLVSLWSIWNFLGRFGSGYISDYFLHNKGWPRPLFISLTLMLMSAGHALISTGLPGSLYMGSVLVGICYGSQWALMPSITSELFGLRHFGTIFNTIAIASPVGSYILSVRVVGYIYDMEASKSSGAHECLGQHCFMLSFMIMALVTILGSIVALILFYRTRRFYEQVVYVKLQSSLVQ; translated from the exons ATGCCAATCGCCACCGCCACCTCGGGGCGGAGCAAATGGGCGGCGATGGCCGCGAGCACGTGGATCCAGTGCTCCACCGGCGGATCCTACTGCTTCGGAGTCTACTCGCCGGCGCTGAAGGCGTCGCAGGGCTACGATCAATCCACCCTCGACTCCGTCGCCTTCTTCAAAAACATAGGCGCCAACATCGGCGTGCTCTCCGGCCTCCTCATCTCGTCTCCTTCCGTTCACGAGCGGCCTTGGATCGTTCACCTCGCCGGGGCGGCGCAGTGCTTCGTGGGGTACTTTTTCATGTGGCTCTCCGTGGCCGGCTACGTCGCTCGGCCACCGCCGGCGCTGATGTGCTTCTACATGCTTCTGGCGTCGCACGCCCAGACGTTCTTCAACACCGCCAACGTGGTCACGGCGGTCGAGAACTTTCCGGGGAGCCGGGGAACTGCAATCGGCATCATGAAG GGTTTTCTGGGTCTTAGTGGAGCAATACTGATCCAGATATATCAGACAATGTTCAACGAAAACCCAACATCTTTCATACTGATTCTTGCATTGTTGCCAAATATCCTCACATTACTATTAATGCCCATTGTTAAAGTTGATCATAGAAAGAGTGTATGCGAGAAGAAATTTCTGGATGCATTTTCACTCATTGCTATGATAGTTGCTGGTTATCTTATGCTTGTTATAATTGGAGAGAGCATACTAAGAATGGGATCAGTAGCTCAGATAGTGATATTTACAGTTCTCATGATGATGCTCTTGTCTCCAACAGCTGTTGTGATGAAAGCTCAGATGACAGAAGCAAAGATGCTTGATGCAGATTTTCTTCATGAAAGAGCCACTCTGATAGTAAAGCATGATGATCCTATTTTACCAAACAGATTAGCTTCTGGGACTGGACATGACCCGTTAGACCAAGATTTGATCCTACTGCAAAGAGGAGACAATTTCAACCTAACACAGTCCATGTTGACATGCGACTTTTGGTTATTGTTTATAGCCATGGCATGTGGCATGGGTTCTGGATTGGCCACCGTAGACAACATCAGTCAAATTGGAGGAGCTCTCGGTTACATGGCTACAGAGACGAGTACCCTGGTTTCTCTATGGAGCATTTGGAACTTCCTTGGTCGATTCGGCAGCGGCTACATCTCCGATTACTTCCTCCATAATAAAGGTTGGCCGCGGCCTTTATTCATTTCGCTGACACTCATGCTCATGAGTGCTGGTCATGCACTCATCTCGACTGGCCTTCCAGGTTCTCTGTACATGGGTTCTGTGCTGGTCGGCATCTGCTATGGCTCTCAGTGGGCACTGATGCCTAGCATCACATCTGAATTATTTGGACTCAGGCACTTCGGCACCATCTTTAATACTATAGCGATTGCAAGTCCAGTCGGATCATATATCCTCTCTGTTAGAGTCGTGGGATACATCTACGATATGGAAGCTTCAAAGTCCTCAGGCGCACACGAGTGCTTGGGCCAACATTGCTTCATGCTATCCTTCATGATCATGGCTTTGGTGACCATTCTAGGTTCCATTGTCGCATTGATTTTGTTCTACAGGACTAGAAGGTTTTATGAGCAGGTTGTATATGTAAAGCTTCAAAGTTCTCTAGTCCAGTAG